In the Aliarcobacter cryaerophilus genome, one interval contains:
- the secA gene encoding preprotein translocase subunit SecA — protein MLNVFSKVFGTRNDRVVKKYKNIANEITNLEAKYSKLSDDELKAKFNEFKKEVQNDEKSLDSVLKDVFAITREASVRSLGLRPYDVQLIGAMVLNDGNIAEMKTGEGKTLVGAIAVCLNALSGKGVHVVTVNDYLATRDANELKPLYEFLGYSVGALSDAVRDDDIRREQYACDITYGTNSSYGFDFLRDNMVYDLKDKVQRGHHFVIVDEVDSILIDEARTPLIISGPTNHKNSNYVKANEIALKLVRGELIEPKNASEKPTTTGDFIVDEKNRAVSLTEEGHIKAEELFGVENLYSIENAMLSHSLDQALKANYIFQKDVDYVVKDDQIIIVDEFTGRLSEGRRFSEGLHQALEAKEKVAIQEESQTLADTTYQNYFRMYKKLSGMTGTAQTEATEFAQIYNLDVVSIPTNVPVKRIDKSDLIYKSEREKFEAVCEKIKYYHEKGQPVLVGTASIEKSEKLHKILSDKKIPHTVLNAKQHEKEGKIIADAGQKGAVTIATNMAGRGVDIKLTPEILALGGLAIIGTERHESRRIDNQLRGRSGRQGDVGESQFYLSLEDNLLRIFGSDRIKSIMERLGIKEGEFIESKMVTRAVENSQKKVEAMHFESRKHLLEYDDVANEQRKVIYSFRNDLLKEDYDISSKIDENRVEYVQNLLSELNITQALSEDEFDYEQLVARLKEELHFIVKIEDIKSEDYEALENRLVQILKDVYEQKMSKVGDKQKSEIERILYLQILDNAYREHLYAMDTLKTGIGLRGYNQKDPLVEYKKESYNMFIDLVSNIKLEIIKILFTIQLQSKEEQEALDKVKANMEKSNEHITTNLAQEAVKSSDKKIARNEVCPCGSGLKYKQCCGKSGPKRGLVAGI, from the coding sequence ATGTTAAATGTTTTTTCAAAAGTTTTTGGTACAAGAAATGATAGAGTTGTAAAAAAATATAAAAATATAGCAAACGAAATAACAAATTTGGAAGCAAAATACTCAAAGCTAAGCGATGATGAGCTTAAAGCCAAATTTAATGAGTTTAAAAAAGAAGTACAAAACGATGAAAAATCATTGGATAGTGTTTTAAAAGATGTTTTTGCAATAACAAGAGAAGCTAGTGTTAGAAGTTTAGGTCTTAGACCTTATGATGTGCAACTAATTGGTGCTATGGTTTTAAATGATGGAAATATTGCAGAGATGAAAACAGGAGAGGGAAAAACTCTTGTTGGTGCTATTGCAGTTTGTTTAAATGCACTAAGTGGAAAAGGTGTACATGTTGTAACAGTAAATGATTATCTAGCCACTAGAGATGCAAATGAACTAAAACCACTATATGAATTTTTAGGATACAGTGTTGGAGCTTTAAGTGATGCCGTAAGAGATGATGATATAAGAAGAGAACAATATGCTTGTGATATTACTTATGGAACAAATAGTTCATATGGGTTTGACTTCTTAAGAGATAATATGGTTTATGATTTAAAAGATAAAGTTCAAAGAGGTCATCATTTTGTTATTGTAGATGAAGTTGACTCTATTTTAATAGATGAAGCTAGAACTCCATTAATTATTAGTGGTCCAACAAATCACAAAAATTCAAACTATGTAAAAGCAAATGAGATAGCACTAAAATTAGTTCGTGGGGAGTTAATAGAACCAAAAAATGCTAGCGAAAAACCAACTACAACTGGAGATTTTATTGTAGATGAAAAAAATAGAGCTGTAAGTTTAACAGAAGAAGGTCACATAAAAGCAGAGGAGCTTTTTGGAGTTGAAAATCTTTACTCAATTGAAAATGCTATGTTATCGCACTCTCTTGACCAAGCACTTAAAGCAAACTATATTTTCCAAAAAGATGTTGACTATGTTGTAAAAGATGATCAAATCATTATTGTAGATGAGTTTACAGGAAGATTAAGCGAAGGAAGAAGATTTAGCGAAGGACTTCACCAAGCACTTGAAGCAAAAGAGAAAGTTGCTATTCAAGAAGAGAGTCAAACTTTAGCAGATACAACATATCAAAACTATTTTAGAATGTACAAAAAACTTTCAGGGATGACAGGAACAGCTCAAACTGAAGCAACAGAATTCGCACAAATTTATAATTTAGATGTTGTATCTATTCCTACAAATGTACCCGTTAAAAGAATTGATAAAAGTGATTTAATCTATAAAAGTGAAAGAGAGAAGTTTGAAGCCGTTTGTGAAAAGATAAAGTACTACCATGAAAAAGGACAACCTGTACTTGTAGGAACTGCAAGTATTGAAAAGAGTGAGAAACTTCATAAAATTCTATCAGATAAAAAAATTCCTCATACTGTTTTAAATGCAAAACAGCATGAAAAAGAGGGAAAAATAATCGCTGATGCTGGTCAAAAAGGTGCTGTTACAATTGCTACAAATATGGCAGGACGTGGAGTTGATATTAAATTAACACCTGAGATATTAGCTCTCGGTGGTTTAGCAATTATTGGAACAGAAAGACACGAAAGTAGAAGAATTGATAACCAACTTAGAGGAAGAAGTGGAAGACAAGGTGATGTTGGAGAGTCTCAATTTTATTTAAGCTTAGAAGATAATCTTTTAAGAATATTTGGAAGTGATAGAATAAAATCTATTATGGAAAGATTAGGAATAAAAGAGGGAGAGTTTATTGAGTCAAAAATGGTTACAAGAGCAGTTGAAAACTCTCAAAAGAAAGTTGAAGCTATGCACTTTGAAAGTAGAAAACATCTTTTAGAGTATGATGATGTTGCAAACGAGCAAAGAAAAGTAATTTATTCATTTAGAAATGATTTATTAAAAGAGGATTATGATATAAGCTCTAAAATAGATGAAAATAGAGTTGAGTATGTTCAAAATCTTTTATCTGAATTAAATATTACTCAAGCATTAAGTGAAGATGAGTTTGATTATGAGCAATTAGTAGCAAGACTTAAAGAAGAACTACATTTTATAGTAAAAATAGAAGATATAAAAAGTGAAGATTATGAAGCTTTAGAAAATAGATTAGTTCAAATTTTAAAAGATGTTTATGAGCAAAAAATGAGTAAAGTTGGAGATAAACAAAAAAGTGAAATTGAAAGAATTTTATATCTTCAAATTTTAGATAATGCCTACAGAGAACACCTTTATGCTATGGATACTCTTAAAACTGGAATTGGGCTTAGAGGATATAACCAAAAAGATCCCCTAGTTGAGTATAAGAAAGAGTCTTATAATATGTTTATAGATTTGGTTTCAAATATTAAATTAGAAATTATAAAAATTCTTTTTACAATACAGCTTCAAAGTAAAGAGGAACAAGAAGCACTAGATAAAGTAAAAGCTAATATGGAAAAATCAAATGAGCATATAACTACAAATCTTGCACAAGAAGCTGTAAAAAGTAGCGATAAGAAGATAGCTAGAAATGAAGTTTGTCCTTGCGGAAGTGGATTAAAATATAAACAGTGTTGTGGTAAAAGTGGTCCAAAAAGAGGCTTGGTAGCAGGAATTTAA
- the lolA gene encoding LolA-like outer membrane lipoprotein chaperone, protein MFYKLIFTLFIFSSFCFSSNDIQNLKSFQSKFTQTITSSSSDIITYQGEVFIKSSGQILWKYKTPVVKNVYIENNMAIVDEPELEQAIFTTLENEINILKLLKEAKKIDNNNYVSIIDGTKYQISMSSNKIKKITYKDTLDNSVEIIFSNSIQDEPIDDNIFVFVAPSNYDLIRK, encoded by the coding sequence ATGTTTTATAAGCTTATCTTTACTCTGTTTATTTTTTCAAGCTTCTGTTTTTCTTCAAATGATATTCAAAATCTTAAAAGTTTTCAGTCAAAGTTTACTCAAACTATTACATCTAGTTCAAGTGATATAATAACTTATCAAGGTGAAGTTTTTATAAAAAGTAGTGGACAAATTTTGTGGAAATACAAAACTCCAGTAGTTAAAAATGTTTATATTGAGAATAATATGGCAATAGTTGATGAGCCAGAATTAGAGCAAGCTATTTTTACAACTCTTGAAAATGAGATAAATATACTAAAGCTTTTAAAAGAGGCTAAAAAAATTGATAACAATAACTATGTTTCAATAATAGATGGCACAAAATATCAAATTTCTATGAGTAGTAACAAAATAAAAAAAATAACTTATAAAGATACTCTTGATAATAGTGTTGAGATAATTTTCTCAAATTCAATTCAAGATGAACCAATTGATGATAATATTTTTGTATTTGTAGCTCCTAGTAATTATGATTTAATAAGAAAATAG
- a CDS encoding methyl-accepting chemotaxis protein, which produces MKNLSIRVKLLSIVIITIILVSTIIATKSIYEVNNLTNQTIEEYRQNAFNTSIEELKNYTAFAQNIAKSAYEEAKIENIKARKGAYLKSQTDFLFAMISKIYDEQKNKMPEAELKKILLEAIGSVRYGEENDYFFVYDKNSTILKLPLTPEREGTKNNGKHILEFIKTAFEKGEGFVPYEQVIPGKEPRAKLSNIRLFEPYGWVVGTGVYIDNEEKELKAKALNEISKIRFGQDGYFFVYDYDGTNIMHPINPSLVGKNLIENKSQKGVYYIKDLIEAAKKGGGTVIFDFPKSKDDPTLYDKIGYADGLQEWKWMIGTGVYVDNIEKNIEIMHQNSKEKITSIILGIVIIAIVVSVILIFIISFFITKEIISPLERFENGLLSFFKYLNKESSDVSKIEIKSEDEIGIMTKVVNENIERTNNLLKQDEALIKNVKEVVSQINKGNLKERIIAKTDNDSLEELKNILNDMLEIISKKVNNDLVSIDEVLSKYKDMNFTARIENLTGDVAKEINILADTINHLLLENKINGLTLEDSSKILLENVNKLNISSNEAAASLEETAAALEQITSNIRNNTESIAKMAKLSDGVIRSSKDGENLANQTTNAMDEINNKVNMVNEAIAVIDQIAFQTNILSLNAAVEAATAGEAGKGFAVVAQEVRNLASRSAEAAKDIKHIVEEATIKANEGKQIASSMIYGYKDLSENITQTMNLISDIENASKEQLMGIEQINDAVSELDRQTQQNAMVSSQTHDIALVTDEIAKEIVKEANSKDFIGKDSAKARDFHKSNTTVATTSNKKPTIANIEKKESIKDSDEWENF; this is translated from the coding sequence ATGAAAAATTTATCAATACGAGTCAAGTTACTAAGTATCGTAATAATTACTATTATATTAGTCTCTACTATAATAGCTACAAAGTCTATTTATGAGGTTAATAACCTTACAAATCAAACTATTGAAGAGTATAGGCAAAATGCTTTTAATACAAGTATAGAAGAGTTAAAAAACTATACAGCATTTGCTCAAAATATTGCAAAAAGTGCTTATGAAGAAGCAAAAATTGAAAATATCAAAGCAAGAAAAGGTGCCTATTTAAAGTCACAAACTGATTTTTTATTTGCAATGATATCTAAAATTTATGATGAACAAAAAAATAAAATGCCAGAAGCAGAACTAAAAAAAATTCTTTTAGAAGCTATTGGTTCTGTTAGATATGGAGAGGAAAATGACTATTTCTTTGTCTATGATAAAAATTCTACAATACTAAAATTACCTTTAACACCAGAGAGAGAAGGTACTAAAAACAATGGAAAACATATTTTAGAATTTATAAAAACTGCTTTTGAAAAAGGTGAAGGTTTCGTTCCTTACGAACAGGTAATCCCAGGTAAAGAACCTAGAGCAAAACTATCTAATATAAGATTATTTGAGCCTTATGGTTGGGTCGTTGGAACAGGAGTTTATATTGATAATGAAGAAAAAGAGTTAAAAGCAAAAGCTTTAAATGAAATTTCAAAAATTAGATTTGGTCAAGATGGATATTTTTTTGTTTATGACTACGATGGTACAAACATAATGCATCCAATAAATCCATCATTAGTTGGAAAAAATTTAATTGAAAATAAAAGCCAAAAAGGTGTTTATTATATAAAAGATTTGATAGAAGCTGCAAAAAAAGGCGGTGGAACAGTAATTTTTGATTTCCCAAAAAGTAAAGATGATCCAACTTTATATGACAAAATAGGGTATGCTGATGGTCTTCAAGAGTGGAAATGGATGATTGGAACTGGAGTTTATGTTGATAATATTGAAAAAAATATTGAAATTATGCATCAAAACTCAAAAGAGAAAATTACTTCAATTATTTTAGGAATAGTTATTATTGCTATAGTTGTTTCAGTTATTTTAATTTTTATTATCTCATTTTTTATCACAAAAGAGATAATCTCTCCTTTAGAAAGATTTGAAAATGGACTTTTATCATTTTTTAAATATCTAAATAAAGAGAGTTCAGATGTTTCTAAAATAGAGATAAAATCTGAAGATGAAATAGGAATAATGACAAAAGTAGTAAATGAAAATATTGAAAGAACTAATAATCTATTAAAGCAAGATGAAGCATTAATTAAAAATGTAAAAGAGGTTGTTTCACAAATAAATAAAGGAAATCTAAAAGAGAGAATTATTGCAAAGACAGATAATGATAGTCTAGAAGAGTTAAAAAATATTTTAAATGATATGCTAGAAATAATATCTAAAAAAGTAAATAATGATTTGGTTTCAATTGATGAAGTTTTATCTAAATATAAAGATATGAATTTTACAGCAAGAATAGAGAATTTAACAGGTGATGTAGCAAAAGAGATAAATATTTTAGCAGATACTATAAATCATCTTTTATTAGAAAATAAAATAAATGGGCTTACTTTGGAAGATAGTTCAAAAATTTTATTAGAAAATGTAAATAAATTAAATATTAGCTCTAATGAAGCAGCTGCTTCATTAGAAGAGACAGCCGCTGCTTTAGAGCAAATTACTTCAAATATTAGAAACAATACTGAAAGTATTGCTAAAATGGCAAAATTATCAGATGGTGTTATTCGTTCTTCAAAAGATGGAGAAAATTTAGCAAATCAGACAACAAATGCTATGGATGAAATAAACAATAAAGTAAATATGGTAAATGAAGCTATAGCAGTAATTGATCAAATTGCATTCCAAACAAATATTCTAAGTCTTAATGCTGCAGTTGAAGCAGCAACTGCAGGAGAAGCAGGAAAAGGATTTGCTGTTGTTGCTCAAGAAGTGCGAAACCTAGCAAGTAGAAGTGCAGAAGCCGCAAAAGATATAAAACATATTGTTGAAGAAGCTACAATAAAAGCAAATGAAGGAAAACAAATAGCTTCAAGTATGATATATGGGTATAAAGATTTAAGTGAAAATATTACACAAACTATGAATTTGATATCCGATATTGAAAATGCTTCTAAAGAACAACTAATGGGAATAGAGCAGATAAATGATGCAGTAAGTGAACTTGATCGTCAAACTCAACAAAATGCAATGGTATCATCTCAAACTCACGATATTGCTTTGGTTACAGATGAAATAGCAAAAGAGATTGTAAAAGAGGCAAACTCAAAAGATTTTATAGGTAAAGATAGTGCAAAAGCTAGAGATTTTCATAAATCTAATACAACTGTAGCTACAACTTCAAATAAAAAACCAACCATAGCAAATATTGAGAAAAAAGAGTCAATAAAAGATAGTGATGAATGGGAAAATTTTTAA
- a CDS encoding aminoacyl-histidine dipeptidase has translation MPTVLEIFKEITKIQRCSGNHKDFIEYMKEISKKLEYICLVDEANNILCKKEHSNANIVFQSHYDIVCLNDFCIPQIVEDDTTLKAIDSTLGADNGIGCSYMIALMYENFDGEFLFTSDEEIGLIGANGLNLPINSKYMLNLDSEDEGKICIGCAGGVDIIAKNSNKKIVQNIENLDLYEISISNLQGGHSGVDIDKNIPNAIKLIVKTIKECEGKILDINGGERINSIPANTKAIIASKKRPQKTHENMKIEKINTKSEHLNIYDDEIINFLYNFQNGVRDFNKELNVVQDSINLALIKTNIDEIVIEFSARSMNNENLKELKEKTKKDLINNNFYVETYGKYPAWSPDINDFTSKVLDIYKTFDKNASLEAIHAGLECAIFKDKFPNLKIASIGPTIKFPHSKKEFVYKKSIENVFEVVKKIANSI, from the coding sequence ATGCCAACTGTTTTAGAAATATTTAAAGAGATTACAAAAATACAAAGATGTAGTGGAAATCATAAAGATTTTATAGAATATATGAAAGAAATATCTAAAAAACTAGAATATATTTGTCTAGTTGATGAAGCCAATAATATTTTATGTAAAAAAGAGCACTCAAATGCAAATATAGTATTCCAATCTCATTATGATATTGTTTGTTTAAATGATTTTTGTATTCCTCAAATTGTTGAAGATGATACAACTTTAAAAGCGATAGATTCAACTTTGGGAGCTGATAATGGAATTGGTTGCTCATATATGATAGCTTTAATGTATGAAAATTTTGATGGAGAATTTTTATTTACAAGTGATGAAGAGATAGGACTCATAGGTGCAAATGGTTTAAATCTTCCTATAAATTCTAAATATATGCTAAATCTTGATAGCGAAGATGAAGGTAAAATTTGTATTGGTTGTGCTGGAGGAGTAGATATTATTGCGAAAAACTCAAACAAAAAAATAGTTCAAAATATTGAAAATTTAGATTTATATGAAATTTCTATATCAAATTTACAAGGTGGACACAGTGGTGTTGATATAGATAAAAATATTCCAAATGCTATAAAACTAATTGTAAAAACTATAAAAGAGTGTGAAGGAAAAATATTGGATATAAATGGAGGTGAGAGAATAAACTCAATTCCAGCAAATACAAAAGCTATAATTGCTTCAAAAAAGAGACCTCAAAAAACTCATGAAAATATGAAAATAGAAAAAATTAACACAAAATCTGAACATTTAAATATTTATGATGATGAAATTATTAATTTTTTATATAACTTTCAAAATGGTGTAAGAGATTTTAATAAAGAGTTAAATGTAGTTCAAGACTCTATAAATTTAGCATTAATTAAGACAAATATAGATGAAATTGTTATTGAATTTAGTGCTAGATCAATGAATAATGAAAATTTAAAAGAGTTAAAAGAGAAAACAAAAAAAGATTTAATAAATAACAATTTTTATGTAGAAACTTATGGAAAATATCCAGCTTGGAGTCCTGATATAAATGATTTCACATCAAAAGTTTTGGATATTTACAAAACTTTTGATAAAAATGCATCCTTAGAAGCTATTCATGCTGGATTAGAGTGTGCTATTTTTAAAGATAAATTTCCAAATTTAAAAATAGCTTCTATTGGTCCAACTATAAAATTTCCTCACTCAAAAAAAGAGTTTGTATATAAAAAATCTATTGAAAATGTTTTTGAAGTAGTTAAAAAAATTGCAAATAGTATATAG
- the ccsA gene encoding cytochrome c biogenesis protein CcsA produces the protein MKLLNFLFSFKATLLLLATLAIGAGVATFIENDFGTSSARVLVYNNTWYEIVLVLTTINLSGIIYKFKMWNNLPRFLFHFSFVVILLGAIITRYVGYEGIMQIPQGTTTNQMISLEPYLQVTVKDGEKVIAYKEWQKEFTSLLPELNNFSYKVDFDNNNLIIDYKRFQFEKKEQAKMGLLTVDVTLNGKKENIRLPGLSGQLGVPRDLIFDKYTVTLEYGSKFIDLPFAIRLNEFQLERYPGSMAPSSYASEVTVIKDDKTYDYRIFMNRTLNEGNFLFFQSSYFPDETGTVLSVNNDPGKWPTYFGYFLLTLGLFLNFFDKKSRFRKLTKFVANKNLAMFILTLALLSTQNLKANESNNTTSPQEVDDITMRVDYLNKFKDESKVTADKFGHLVVQSSGGRMKPLATLNREIVQKLSGKSSFMGMDANQIVLGMITRPDIWKDVKIIKINTPKLKKFLGVPESEKYISFSEAFGEKNDYLLAKESEKALLTKPIERGTYEKDIIKVDEKLNIIYSVFNGALLNIFPKVYDEQSVDDNFKWYSPIEAMQEFSGQNQAAIGSVVRGLFNSTMDFDWNSANNYIDMIALYQDKVGTDIKPTASKINAEIVFNKLDIFFNLTLAYVLLGFIMVVLAFVVIFKPEFKPAKTTKIIFAILTILFAIQTFGMGYRWYLSGHAPWSDIYETLIYISWSAIFAGVIFFRNSLLALGAATIIAGIFMFTAHLTDVDPQITSLVPVLKSYWLTIHVSILTASYGFFGLSAILGFLTLIMFIFRKNRPHLDDIIKHISAINEISLIIGLACITIGNFLGGVWANESWGRYWGWDPKETWAYVSIVVYALVIHLRFVKSLNTPYVLATASLLAFSSIMMTYLGVNFYLSGMHSYATGDPVPIPMWAYLTVATAFAAIILAYKNRDLKNID, from the coding sequence TTGAAGCTTTTAAACTTTCTGTTCTCTTTTAAAGCAACCTTGCTTTTATTAGCTACTTTGGCAATTGGTGCTGGAGTTGCTACTTTTATTGAAAATGATTTTGGAACATCATCGGCTAGAGTTTTAGTTTATAACAACACTTGGTATGAGATAGTTTTAGTTTTAACTACAATAAATCTATCTGGAATAATCTATAAATTTAAAATGTGGAATAATCTTCCTAGATTTTTATTTCATTTCTCTTTTGTTGTAATACTTTTAGGAGCAATCATTACTAGGTATGTTGGATATGAAGGAATTATGCAAATACCACAAGGTACTACTACAAATCAGATGATTTCACTAGAACCTTATTTACAAGTTACAGTAAAAGATGGTGAAAAAGTTATTGCTTACAAAGAGTGGCAAAAAGAGTTTACATCTTTACTTCCAGAATTAAACAATTTTTCTTATAAAGTAGATTTTGACAACAACAATTTAATCATAGACTACAAAAGATTTCAGTTTGAAAAAAAAGAGCAAGCAAAGATGGGCTTACTTACTGTTGATGTAACTTTAAATGGTAAAAAAGAGAATATTAGATTACCAGGATTAAGTGGACAATTGGGAGTTCCTAGAGATCTTATTTTTGATAAATATACAGTTACTTTAGAGTATGGTTCTAAGTTTATTGATCTTCCTTTTGCTATTAGACTAAATGAGTTTCAACTAGAAAGATACCCAGGAAGTATGGCTCCATCTTCGTATGCTAGTGAAGTTACAGTTATAAAAGATGATAAAACTTATGATTATAGAATATTTATGAATAGAACTTTAAATGAAGGAAATTTCCTATTTTTCCAAAGCTCATATTTCCCAGATGAAACTGGAACTGTATTATCAGTAAACAATGACCCTGGAAAATGGCCTACATATTTTGGATATTTTCTATTAACTCTTGGTCTGTTTTTAAACTTTTTTGATAAAAAATCAAGATTTAGAAAACTAACAAAATTTGTAGCAAACAAAAACTTAGCTATGTTTATTTTAACTTTAGCTCTTCTTTCAACTCAAAATTTAAAAGCTAATGAGAGTAACAATACTACATCACCTCAAGAGGTTGATGATATAACTATGAGAGTTGATTACTTAAATAAATTTAAAGATGAATCAAAAGTAACTGCAGATAAATTTGGACATTTAGTAGTGCAAAGTAGCGGTGGAAGAATGAAACCTCTTGCAACTTTAAATAGAGAGATAGTTCAAAAACTAAGTGGAAAATCATCATTTATGGGAATGGATGCAAATCAGATTGTTTTAGGGATGATTACAAGACCTGATATTTGGAAAGATGTAAAAATAATAAAAATAAATACTCCAAAACTTAAAAAATTTCTAGGAGTACCTGAAAGTGAAAAATATATATCTTTTTCAGAAGCATTTGGAGAAAAAAATGATTATTTACTTGCAAAAGAGTCAGAAAAAGCTCTTCTTACAAAACCAATTGAAAGAGGAACTTATGAAAAAGATATTATAAAAGTAGATGAAAAATTAAATATTATTTATAGCGTATTTAATGGTGCACTATTAAATATTTTTCCAAAAGTTTATGATGAACAAAGTGTAGATGACAACTTCAAATGGTACTCACCTATTGAAGCAATGCAAGAATTTTCAGGACAAAATCAAGCTGCTATTGGATCTGTTGTAAGAGGACTATTTAACTCAACGATGGATTTTGACTGGAATAGTGCAAATAATTATATTGATATGATAGCTTTATATCAAGACAAAGTTGGAACAGATATAAAACCTACTGCTTCAAAAATAAATGCTGAAATAGTTTTTAATAAATTAGATATTTTCTTTAATTTAACTTTAGCTTACGTTCTTTTAGGTTTTATTATGGTTGTTTTAGCTTTTGTTGTTATATTTAAACCAGAGTTTAAACCTGCAAAAACAACAAAAATTATATTTGCTATTTTAACTATACTTTTTGCTATACAAACTTTTGGTATGGGCTATAGATGGTATTTATCAGGACATGCACCTTGGAGTGATATTTATGAAACTTTAATTTATATATCTTGGTCTGCTATATTTGCTGGAGTTATATTTTTTAGAAACTCTTTATTAGCTTTGGGTGCTGCTACAATTATTGCTGGTATTTTTATGTTTACAGCTCACTTAACAGATGTTGATCCTCAAATTACAAGTTTGGTGCCTGTTTTAAAATCTTATTGGCTTACAATCCATGTATCTATTTTGACTGCTTCATACGGATTTTTTGGACTTAGTGCTATTTTAGGATTCTTAACTTTAATTATGTTTATTTTTAGAAAAAATAGGCCACATTTGGATGACATCATTAAACACATAAGTGCAATAAATGAGATTTCTTTAATTATTGGTTTAGCATGTATTACTATTGGAAATTTCCTTGGTGGAGTTTGGGCAAATGAGTCTTGGGGTAGATACTGGGGATGGGATCCAAAAGAGACTTGGGCATATGTTTCAATAGTTGTTTATGCATTAGTTATACACCTTAGATTTGTAAAATCATTAAATACACCATATGTTTTAGCAACTGCTTCATTACTTGCATTTAGCTCTATTATGATGACTTATTTAGGAGTAAACTTCTACTTATCTGGAATGCACTCTTATGCAACAGGTGATCCTGTACCTATTCCAATGTGGGCTTATTTAACTGTTGCAACTGCTTTTGCTGCAATTATATTAGCTTACAAAAATAGAGATTTAAAAAATATAGATTAG